A region from the Aquimarina sp. ERC-38 genome encodes:
- a CDS encoding nucleotide sugar dehydrogenase, whose protein sequence is MNTIKIAVIGLGYVGLPLARLFATKFAVIGFDINKDRIHDLQSGTDTTLEVEDEVLQSVLVKEPSSENGLFCSSNLEDIRNCNYYIVTVPTPVDKNNRPDLTPLYKSSETVGKVLKKGDIVIYESTVYPGVTEEECIPVLENISGLKFNEDFYAGYSPERINPGDKLHTVEKILKVTAGSTPEIGKKVDALYASVIEAGTHRAPTIKVAEAAKVIENSQRDINIAFVNELAKIFNAMDIDTHAVLEAAGTKWNFLPFKPGLVGGHCIGVDPYYLAQRAQEFGYHPEIILAGRRLNDSMGQYVASEIIKLMVKKDIHIKGAKVLVLGITFKENCPDVRNTKAVDVISNLESFGTNVTIYDPWANPDEVKHEYGLTTTKKLPSEKYDAVVLTVSHNEYLKIDFASLLNKNGVLYDVKGILKVKTDGRL, encoded by the coding sequence ATGAATACTATAAAAATTGCCGTTATTGGCTTAGGTTATGTAGGGCTTCCGTTAGCCAGATTATTTGCAACTAAATTTGCCGTAATTGGTTTTGATATTAATAAGGATCGAATTCATGATTTACAATCCGGAACAGATACTACACTAGAGGTAGAAGATGAAGTGCTTCAATCCGTACTGGTAAAAGAGCCAAGTAGTGAAAACGGACTATTTTGTAGTTCAAATCTTGAAGATATAAGGAATTGTAACTATTATATTGTAACAGTACCTACTCCTGTAGATAAAAATAATCGACCTGACTTAACACCCTTATATAAGTCAAGCGAGACGGTAGGTAAAGTATTAAAAAAAGGAGATATTGTTATTTATGAATCCACCGTGTATCCTGGTGTAACTGAAGAGGAGTGTATTCCCGTTTTAGAAAATATTAGTGGATTAAAATTTAATGAAGATTTTTATGCGGGGTATTCTCCTGAGCGTATTAACCCGGGGGATAAATTACATACTGTTGAAAAAATATTAAAGGTTACTGCTGGATCAACACCGGAAATAGGAAAAAAGGTTGACGCTCTCTATGCTTCGGTTATTGAAGCGGGCACGCATCGGGCTCCGACCATAAAGGTGGCTGAAGCTGCTAAAGTTATAGAAAATTCACAGAGAGATATCAATATTGCATTTGTGAATGAATTGGCGAAAATTTTTAATGCCATGGATATTGATACGCATGCAGTATTAGAAGCTGCAGGAACTAAATGGAACTTTCTACCATTTAAACCTGGCTTAGTAGGAGGTCATTGCATAGGAGTTGATCCGTATTACCTGGCTCAAAGAGCTCAGGAATTCGGATATCATCCTGAAATTATCCTTGCTGGACGTCGTCTTAACGACAGTATGGGGCAATATGTAGCTTCTGAAATTATTAAATTAATGGTCAAAAAAGATATTCATATTAAAGGCGCCAAAGTTTTAGTTCTAGGTATAACTTTTAAAGAAAATTGTCCCGATGTTCGGAATACGAAAGCTGTAGATGTTATTTCAAATTTGGAAAGTTTTGGTACAAATGTAACCATTTACGACCCCTGGGCCAACCCGGATGAAGTGAAACATGAATATGGTCTTACTACGACCAAAAAATTACCTTCAGAAAAATATGATGCCGTAGTGCTTACCGTTAGTCATAATGAGTATTTAAAAATTGATTTTGCTTCATTATTAAATAAAAATGGAGTTCTTTATGATGTAAAAGGTATTTTAAAAGTAAAAACTGACGGAAGATTATAA
- the murJ gene encoding murein biosynthesis integral membrane protein MurJ, with translation MVFKKIQEFIKKPFFQSVLIVISVSLFTKAISFYKELEVAKNFGLSELLDTFLIAMLIPGFINNVFLGSYKGVFIPNYVLELKQKGNIKSFQTTSFIITIAIALFFIIITYFFNGIYLENIFKGHDAEYYNLIRQQLYYLLPCILLWALSSQLTGLLNIDNDFLYSSLAYILLPLGTLFSIWFLKDQFPVTVLAIGILIGSFGVFIYLFLLSIYKKILFIGKLDFRSKNIRILIKQVPVKVSSSVLNSSNSVIDQYFSAQLVVGSVAALNYGLKIPMLVIGLIGMSMGKVVLPYFSKYADNPGLLYDKLKKILSFNFILCVVVAAFLYIFSEWITSLVFERKEFTADDTDIVYRVQQMYIIQIPFYVSGLIMNRYLTSINKNNILLLTSLISLILNTVLNYLLISRFKVYGLALATSIVSLVNTIYLFIYIQRINSKSYV, from the coding sequence ATGGTTTTTAAAAAAATTCAGGAATTCATTAAAAAACCTTTTTTTCAAAGTGTTCTTATTGTAATTTCCGTGTCATTATTTACAAAAGCGATAAGTTTTTACAAAGAGTTAGAAGTAGCAAAAAACTTTGGTCTTTCTGAATTATTAGATACTTTCCTTATAGCAATGTTAATTCCTGGTTTTATAAATAACGTATTTCTAGGATCTTATAAAGGTGTTTTTATCCCAAACTACGTTTTGGAGTTAAAACAAAAAGGTAATATAAAATCTTTTCAAACTACCAGTTTTATTATTACCATAGCAATTGCTTTATTTTTTATAATTATCACTTATTTTTTTAATGGTATTTATTTAGAAAATATATTCAAAGGGCACGATGCAGAATATTATAATTTAATTAGGCAACAGTTGTATTATCTACTACCCTGTATTTTATTATGGGCGTTATCTTCTCAACTCACCGGATTATTAAACATAGATAATGATTTTTTATATTCTTCTTTAGCCTATATACTTTTGCCATTAGGAACATTATTTTCAATTTGGTTTTTAAAAGATCAATTTCCAGTAACAGTATTGGCTATTGGAATTTTAATTGGTAGTTTCGGAGTATTTATATACCTTTTCTTACTTTCGATATATAAGAAAATTCTATTTATCGGAAAACTTGACTTCAGAAGTAAGAATATAAGGATACTGATAAAACAAGTACCTGTTAAAGTTTCTTCATCGGTTTTGAATTCAAGTAATTCAGTTATTGATCAGTATTTTTCTGCACAATTAGTGGTCGGATCAGTTGCTGCGCTTAATTATGGTTTAAAAATTCCAATGTTAGTTATCGGACTTATAGGTATGTCTATGGGAAAAGTAGTTCTTCCTTATTTTTCCAAATACGCGGATAATCCCGGTCTTCTTTATGATAAATTAAAGAAAATATTATCTTTTAATTTCATCCTTTGTGTGGTTGTTGCCGCATTTTTATATATATTTTCAGAATGGATTACGAGTTTAGTTTTTGAACGTAAAGAATTTACTGCGGATGATACTGATATTGTTTATCGAGTACAGCAAATGTATATTATTCAAATACCATTTTATGTATCAGGTTTAATTATGAATAGATACCTTACTTCTATTAATAAGAATAATATTCTTTTATTAACTTCTCTAATTAGTTTGATACTTAATACGGTTTTAAATTACTTATTAATTAGTAGATTTAAAGTGTACGGCTTAGCACTAGCTACATCTATCGTTTCTCTAGTAAATACTATTTATTTATTTATCTATATCCAAAGAATTAATAGTAAATCTTATGTTTAG
- a CDS encoding SDR family oxidoreductase — translation MDKSHIEQLKQSRILVTGAAGFIGSNLCEYLVDIGSTVVALDSFATGHQKNLKTLESYKNFKFIKGDIRNLEDCHKSCEGIDYVLHQAALGSVPRSINDPITSNNVNVGGFLNMLVASRDAGIKKFVYAASSSTYGDSKSLPKVEDNIGKPLSPYAITKYVNELYAENFKRTYNLDTIGLRYFNVFGRKQDPNGAYAAVIPKFVMQLMKYESPVINGDGSYSRDFTYIDNVIQMNMRAIVADNDKALNTVYNTAFGDRTTLLELVELLKEYLSVYDPKIAKIKIKHGPERKGDVPHSLASIDKAKELLNYQPEFDIKSGLKEAVSWYWQNLK, via the coding sequence TTGGACAAAAGCCATATTGAACAATTAAAACAATCTCGAATTTTAGTAACTGGCGCTGCTGGTTTTATAGGTAGCAACTTATGTGAATATCTGGTTGACATAGGAAGCACCGTAGTGGCATTAGATAGTTTTGCTACCGGACATCAAAAAAATTTAAAAACGCTTGAGAGCTACAAAAATTTCAAATTTATAAAGGGGGATATACGTAATCTTGAGGATTGTCACAAATCTTGTGAAGGTATTGATTATGTCTTACATCAAGCAGCTCTAGGTTCAGTACCTAGATCAATCAATGATCCGATTACATCAAATAATGTAAATGTTGGAGGATTTTTAAACATGTTAGTGGCTTCGAGAGATGCAGGAATTAAAAAATTTGTTTATGCTGCAAGTTCTTCAACCTACGGTGATTCAAAATCACTGCCAAAGGTGGAGGATAACATTGGTAAACCCTTATCTCCCTATGCCATTACTAAGTATGTAAATGAATTGTATGCTGAGAATTTCAAAAGAACCTATAATTTAGATACTATTGGTTTACGATATTTTAATGTTTTTGGCAGAAAACAAGATCCAAACGGTGCATACGCTGCGGTTATCCCAAAATTTGTAATGCAACTTATGAAGTATGAATCCCCGGTAATTAATGGAGATGGATCCTATTCAAGGGATTTTACGTATATCGATAATGTGATTCAAATGAATATGAGGGCTATAGTTGCAGATAATGATAAAGCTCTTAATACGGTTTATAATACTGCCTTTGGGGATAGAACTACTTTATTAGAACTAGTAGAACTTCTTAAAGAATATTTATCAGTATATGATCCGAAAATTGCCAAAATTAAAATAAAACACGGGCCTGAGCGTAAGGGAGATGTTCCTCATTCGCTAGCATCAATAGATAAAGCAAAAGAACTCCTGAACTATCAACCCGAATTTGATATAAAATCAGGTTTAAAAGAAGCGGTATCCTGGTATTGGCAGAATTTAAAATAG
- a CDS encoding glycosyltransferase — MKIKILFILPSLRAGGAERVITFLSQHLDKQKFTCILLIIGFNKEVAYDTSQVKTIFLDKERVSRGIWSIVKILKKEKPDITMSSIGHLNRILGLLKILFPSMKFIAREANVSSVLNKITEKKKLGLFQLSSFLSSYANQNLDKIVCQSNDMLEDVQLKTGAKIDKTVLINNPIVTVPDLMDTAYHVNSPLKLITVGRLCNQKGQLRILDILQKLNFPFTYTLIGDGPKKEEIFEKIDQLKLQDCIKWIPFTTEVTKHLAMHDVFIQGSYVEGFPNALIESLVIGTPAIAFDTPGGTREIILNGINGFKVETSDEFVDQIKLFKSGEFKSSREKVRESVLSRYSADKIIAQYEKMFLEVVSPNIY; from the coding sequence ATGAAAATTAAAATTCTTTTTATTTTACCTTCCTTAAGAGCTGGAGGTGCAGAGCGTGTTATAACTTTTCTATCCCAGCATTTAGATAAACAAAAGTTTACTTGTATTTTACTAATCATCGGCTTTAATAAAGAAGTTGCCTATGATACTTCTCAGGTCAAAACTATTTTTTTAGATAAAGAAAGAGTTTCTAGGGGAATATGGAGTATAGTTAAAATTTTAAAAAAAGAAAAACCTGATATTACTATGAGTTCTATTGGTCACTTGAATAGGATTTTAGGTCTTTTAAAAATTCTCTTCCCTTCTATGAAGTTTATTGCTAGGGAAGCTAATGTTAGTAGTGTTTTAAATAAAATTACGGAAAAGAAAAAATTAGGTTTATTTCAGCTAAGTAGTTTTTTATCAAGTTATGCTAATCAAAACTTAGACAAAATTGTTTGTCAATCTAACGATATGTTGGAAGACGTACAGTTAAAAACTGGAGCTAAAATTGATAAAACTGTTCTTATTAACAACCCAATTGTTACAGTACCGGATTTAATGGATACGGCTTATCATGTAAATTCACCATTAAAACTGATAACTGTTGGAAGATTGTGTAATCAAAAAGGTCAATTAAGAATTTTAGATATTTTACAAAAATTAAATTTCCCTTTTACCTATACGTTAATTGGTGATGGGCCGAAAAAAGAAGAGATATTTGAAAAAATTGATCAACTTAAACTTCAAGATTGTATTAAATGGATTCCATTTACTACAGAAGTTACTAAACATTTAGCAATGCATGATGTATTTATTCAAGGCTCTTATGTAGAAGGTTTTCCGAATGCTTTAATAGAAAGTTTAGTAATTGGTACTCCAGCTATTGCCTTTGACACTCCGGGGGGTACTCGTGAAATTATCTTGAATGGGATTAATGGATTTAAGGTTGAAACTAGCGATGAATTCGTAGATCAAATAAAATTATTTAAAAGTGGAGAGTTTAAGTCGTCTCGTGAAAAAGTTAGAGAATCCGTATTAAGTAGATATAGTGCTGATAAAATTATAGCTCAATATGAAAAAATGTTTTTAGAGGTAGTATCTCCTAATATTTATTGA
- a CDS encoding glycosyltransferase family 2 protein has translation MFSIITPTYNRYNTLYRVYDSLKQQTFKNFHWIIIDDASTDKTEDLIRTWINENNFFEITYYKLKKNKGKPFALNYGFKYCKEPITIIADSDDSFYSNTLEDLHILWREIDKTIEGNRIASVWTLTQNEEGQIEGDLFPKNLWQVNLNERILDRTKRIKGEKWHSWRTQILAEHKMFYNENAAYVSEGATWNSINKKYDFLCTNKVHRTYWFSAEGLIQQKKSKIKRAKIRYYSSYYQLYTANTLEIYSKKYYRNLAFEFIKAYLIYRDQKCSLSSSKLFISFLSFLRISMNRLFKI, from the coding sequence ATGTTTAGTATAATTACACCTACGTATAATCGTTATAATACTCTTTATCGAGTTTATGATTCCTTAAAACAACAGACTTTTAAGAACTTTCATTGGATAATAATTGATGATGCTAGTACTGATAAGACGGAAGATTTGATTCGAACCTGGATCAATGAAAATAATTTTTTTGAAATTACATACTACAAATTAAAAAAGAATAAGGGCAAACCTTTTGCTTTAAATTATGGATTTAAATACTGTAAAGAACCCATAACTATTATCGCTGATAGTGATGACTCTTTTTATTCAAATACACTAGAAGATCTTCATATATTATGGAGGGAAATAGACAAAACCATTGAAGGTAATCGTATAGCTTCCGTTTGGACTTTGACACAAAATGAAGAAGGACAAATAGAAGGAGATCTATTTCCTAAGAATTTATGGCAAGTAAATCTTAACGAACGAATTTTAGACAGAACAAAGAGAATTAAGGGCGAAAAATGGCATAGTTGGCGTACTCAAATTTTAGCTGAACACAAAATGTTTTATAACGAAAATGCCGCCTATGTTAGCGAGGGAGCTACATGGAATAGCATAAATAAAAAATATGATTTTTTATGTACTAACAAAGTTCATAGAACATATTGGTTTTCTGCAGAAGGTCTTATCCAGCAAAAAAAATCAAAGATAAAGAGAGCTAAAATTCGATATTATAGCTCTTATTATCAATTGTATACTGCAAATACTTTAGAGATATACTCTAAAAAATATTATCGTAATTTAGCTTTTGAATTTATTAAAGCTTATTTAATTTATAGAGATCAGAAATGTAGCTTATCAAGTTCAAAGCTTTTTATCTCATTTTTAAGCTTTTTAAGAATATCAATGAATAGACTATTTAAGATATGA
- a CDS encoding NAD-dependent epimerase/dehydratase family protein: MDDQPLKSFKSSKILVTGAAGFIGSHLAERLKKQGYDVIGVDKFSDYYDVSLKRKNESDLNKLGVTILELDLAAATLTEDLPKDVNYIFHFAARPGIAATSTFEDYLSNNVLATENLTNYTKDLEALELFINIGTSSIYGKDVFCEEDTLPKPISNYGVTKLAAEQLALSKARLGYFKACSLRLYSVYGSRERPDKMFSQLIECALDNEPFPLFEGSLSHRRSFTHVFDIIDGIINTIGNESKCNGEVINLGTAEEYTTQQGVEMVEELVNTKISFDMKPPRTGDQTRTKAIITKAKHLLNYNPKVTLKQGVQEQLDWILEKRKQ, from the coding sequence ATGGACGATCAACCACTTAAGTCTTTTAAATCTTCCAAAATTTTAGTAACCGGAGCGGCTGGTTTTATAGGTTCTCATCTAGCTGAACGTTTAAAAAAGCAAGGATATGATGTAATAGGAGTAGATAAATTCTCTGACTATTATGATGTTTCTTTGAAGCGAAAAAATGAATCAGATCTAAATAAGTTAGGTGTCACTATTTTAGAACTTGATTTAGCAGCAGCTACTTTAACAGAAGACCTTCCTAAAGATGTTAATTACATTTTTCATTTTGCTGCCCGACCTGGAATCGCAGCAACCTCTACTTTTGAAGATTATCTGAGTAATAATGTTCTAGCTACCGAAAATTTAACAAATTATACCAAAGATTTAGAAGCCTTAGAATTATTTATAAATATTGGTACGTCATCTATTTATGGTAAGGATGTTTTTTGCGAAGAAGATACATTACCAAAACCTATATCTAATTATGGAGTAACTAAACTTGCTGCTGAACAGTTGGCATTGTCCAAAGCCAGATTGGGATACTTTAAAGCATGTTCTTTAAGACTTTATTCTGTATACGGATCTAGAGAAAGGCCAGATAAGATGTTTAGTCAATTAATAGAATGTGCTTTGGATAATGAACCCTTCCCCTTATTTGAAGGAAGCCTTTCTCACAGAAGAAGCTTTACACATGTTTTTGATATTATCGATGGAATTATAAATACAATAGGTAATGAATCAAAATGTAACGGAGAGGTGATTAATTTGGGAACCGCAGAAGAATATACCACTCAACAAGGGGTTGAAATGGTTGAAGAATTGGTAAATACTAAAATTTCTTTTGATATGAAACCACCTAGAACAGGGGATCAAACTAGAACAAAAGCTATTATTACTAAGGCTAAACACCTTTTAAATTATAATCCTAAAGTAACACTTAAGCAAGGTGTTCAAGAACAGTTAGATTGGATTTTAGAAAAAAGAAAGCAATAA
- a CDS encoding glycosyltransferase family 4 protein encodes MKIDFIIPSLNSGGAERVLVLLANHFINYYDVTVITFISGEAYILNEEIKRVQFHDNEKNKKINHTVRKLRSLYFYYSESSNKPNVIISFLKNTNLVSIITAKLRGLKIIVCEHINHSRGVSKQSNFLRKYMYRYANKLTVLTEYDIAFYKKYKVNVTVMPNPCTFNAYRANNRRQKVILAIGDLDRTYHKGFDNLIEIVEPVLKKYKDWTLKILGGGNSNKLERIIAKKQLQNKIELVGYTNKVQNFMQESEVFILSSRYEGLPMVLLEAMSQGMACTAYDCITGPSDIITDGYDGILIENQNQKAMRDSLIQLIENPDKRLVLRENSVKIVDKFSIEEIGQKWEKLFKELKL; translated from the coding sequence ATGAAAATAGATTTTATTATACCTTCATTAAATTCAGGCGGTGCAGAGAGAGTGTTAGTATTATTAGCTAATCATTTTATTAATTACTATGATGTAACTGTTATTACCTTTATATCAGGTGAGGCATACATTTTAAATGAAGAAATTAAAAGAGTACAATTTCATGATAATGAAAAAAATAAAAAAATCAATCATACCGTACGTAAATTAAGGTCTCTGTATTTCTATTATTCAGAATCGAGTAACAAACCTAATGTTATTATTTCTTTTTTAAAAAATACAAATCTAGTTTCTATAATAACTGCAAAATTAAGAGGTTTAAAAATTATAGTTTGTGAACATATTAACCATAGTAGAGGTGTTAGTAAACAGTCAAATTTTTTAAGAAAATATATGTATAGGTATGCAAATAAATTAACAGTGCTAACCGAATATGATATTGCATTTTATAAAAAGTATAAAGTTAATGTTACCGTTATGCCTAACCCCTGCACTTTTAATGCATACCGTGCGAATAACAGACGTCAAAAGGTGATATTAGCAATTGGTGATTTAGATAGAACCTATCATAAAGGTTTTGATAATTTGATTGAAATAGTTGAACCTGTTCTGAAGAAATATAAGGATTGGACATTAAAAATTTTAGGTGGAGGAAATTCAAATAAATTAGAAAGAATAATTGCTAAAAAACAACTACAAAATAAAATTGAACTTGTAGGCTACACAAATAAAGTACAAAATTTTATGCAAGAATCTGAAGTATTCATTTTGTCTTCTAGATATGAAGGTTTACCTATGGTACTTCTGGAAGCAATGTCACAGGGTATGGCGTGTACCGCTTACGATTGTATTACTGGTCCTTCTGACATTATAACGGATGGTTATGATGGAATCCTTATTGAAAATCAAAATCAGAAAGCAATGAGAGATTCCTTAATCCAACTTATTGAAAATCCTGATAAACGATTAGTTTTAAGAGAAAATTCAGTTAAGATTGTGGATAAGTTCTCGATTGAAGAAATTGGTCAGAAATGGGAAAAATTATTCAAAGAATTAAAATTATAA
- a CDS encoding O-antigen ligase family protein: protein MIRFIKYLSLGTIVFNLPTFFIITLSSTLGAIFSALMFFSLLIYAIIEKEIIIINLLLIAGFGYFLISGIQFYVGDEREYFIKFIKYFWIIIIGTSLAARTSKDELLVFLSIGAFSIFLHAIIFSSDYGRYSGFYLDPNTGGLICLMGYGLAINIANQKIRLPLLFLFTFAGIITFSRTFIVIWLIINFLSLRVDSKNYKIFGMGIGIVILIISLAGILNFNTTRFSQLQAIVNNEQVTKQDLNKGGRTETWSKFYPYLSDKPFFGHGYRSFQGRGLNFVGSHNSFMMIYGESGIFVLLLFICFYLHLFYWGLKFFKEKPYILFLTIVQILFLLTNHNYYTNYYLIFISLWLHIEVNKLKLVGSNNMQEQPLI, encoded by the coding sequence ATGATAAGATTTATAAAATATCTTAGTCTGGGAACAATTGTATTTAATTTACCTACTTTCTTTATAATTACTTTAAGTTCAACTCTAGGTGCTATATTTAGTGCTTTAATGTTTTTCTCTTTACTGATCTATGCTATTATAGAAAAAGAAATAATAATTATTAATTTACTATTAATAGCAGGATTCGGATATTTTTTAATTTCTGGAATACAGTTTTATGTAGGTGACGAACGCGAATATTTTATAAAATTTATAAAATATTTTTGGATTATTATAATAGGTACTTCTTTAGCTGCTAGAACAAGTAAAGATGAGTTATTAGTTTTTCTTTCTATCGGTGCATTTTCTATATTTTTACATGCCATTATTTTTTCTAGTGATTACGGAAGGTACAGCGGTTTCTACCTTGATCCTAATACTGGTGGACTTATCTGTTTAATGGGATATGGATTAGCTATAAATATAGCTAATCAAAAAATTAGATTACCCCTTTTGTTCTTATTTACGTTTGCAGGAATAATTACTTTTTCAAGGACTTTTATTGTCATTTGGTTAATTATAAACTTTTTGTCTCTTCGAGTAGATTCCAAGAATTATAAGATTTTTGGTATGGGAATAGGGATTGTAATATTAATAATTTCTTTAGCTGGAATTTTAAATTTTAATACTACCCGGTTTTCTCAATTGCAAGCTATTGTAAATAATGAGCAAGTAACAAAACAAGATTTAAATAAGGGGGGTAGGACTGAAACATGGTCAAAATTTTACCCTTATTTATCAGATAAACCCTTTTTTGGTCATGGTTACAGATCTTTTCAAGGTCGCGGTTTGAATTTTGTCGGATCACATAATTCTTTTATGATGATTTACGGGGAATCTGGTATTTTTGTTTTATTACTTTTTATTTGCTTTTACCTTCATCTGTTTTATTGGGGTCTTAAATTTTTTAAGGAAAAACCTTATATCTTATTTTTAACTATTGTTCAAATATTATTTCTACTGACTAATCATAATTACTACACAAATTATTATTTGATTTTTATTTCTTTATGGTTACATATTGAAGTCAATAAACTTAAACTAGTAGGAAGTAATAATATGCAAGAGCAACCTTTAATATAA
- a CDS encoding glycosyltransferase, which yields MKIIQFITTLAAGGAEKLVVDTSIKFQNLGHIVSLLILKKTNSPFEKILEDNTNISVHYLGTNLNIYNPILSFKLNKFFKNYDIVHVHLFPTLYWAALSKFFNPNRTYKLVFTEHNTTNKRRSNFILKYLDKIIYPRYDLIITISNAVDESLKIYLKSLNKPPYIRKVYNGIDLDIINKAKSYDKSIINITEVNTAILQVSSFTIQKDQTTLIRAFALLPDSYYLFFAGKGKTMENCKKLVKELEISDRVVFLGVRKDIPELLKTVDIVVLSSHFEGLSLSSVEGLASGNPFLASDVPGLTEVVEEAGILFPDQDHKTLYEAIIKLSTNKEYKDEVIQKCLKRASRFDINTMVYNYNQLYLEIKN from the coding sequence ATGAAAATTATTCAATTTATTACAACACTAGCAGCAGGTGGAGCTGAAAAGTTAGTTGTAGATACCTCAATAAAATTTCAAAATCTAGGACATATAGTATCTTTATTAATATTAAAAAAAACGAATTCTCCCTTTGAAAAAATATTAGAAGATAATACAAATATTTCTGTACATTATTTAGGTACGAATCTAAATATATATAACCCTATACTATCTTTTAAATTAAACAAATTTTTTAAAAACTATGATATCGTGCATGTACATCTTTTTCCAACTTTATACTGGGCCGCATTATCAAAGTTTTTTAATCCGAATCGAACCTATAAACTAGTCTTTACAGAACATAATACCACTAATAAAAGAAGAAGTAATTTTATATTAAAATATCTCGATAAAATTATCTATCCTAGATATGATTTAATTATTACCATATCAAATGCTGTAGATGAGAGTTTGAAAATATATTTGAAATCATTAAATAAGCCTCCTTATATACGCAAAGTTTATAATGGTATTGATTTAGACATAATTAATAAAGCAAAGTCTTATGATAAAAGTATTATAAATATAACAGAGGTTAATACAGCCATTTTACAAGTTTCAAGTTTTACAATTCAAAAAGATCAAACGACTTTAATTCGAGCTTTTGCACTACTACCAGATTCTTATTATTTATTTTTTGCTGGAAAGGGTAAAACTATGGAAAATTGTAAAAAACTTGTCAAAGAATTAGAAATATCTGATAGAGTTGTTTTCTTAGGTGTACGAAAGGATATTCCGGAATTACTTAAAACAGTTGACATAGTTGTCCTTTCTTCTCATTTTGAAGGTTTATCTCTATCTAGTGTTGAAGGTTTAGCTTCTGGAAATCCATTCTTAGCTTCGGATGTTCCAGGTTTAACTGAGGTTGTAGAAGAAGCCGGAATTCTTTTCCCTGATCAAGATCATAAAACACTTTATGAAGCTATTATTAAACTTAGTACAAATAAAGAGTATAAAGATGAAGTTATTCAAAAGTGTTTAAAGAGAGCCTCTAGATTTGATATTAATACAATGGTTTATAATTACAACCAACTATATCTAGAAATTAAGAATTAA